Proteins found in one Quercus robur chromosome 2, dhQueRobu3.1, whole genome shotgun sequence genomic segment:
- the LOC126713618 gene encoding abscisic stress-ripening protein 3-like, whose translation MAEEKHHHLFHHKKDEEDKPIESVYTETTTGYAESGFSSGGPGGYGESTIEGYGATTISTESEVDYRKEEKHHKHLEQLGEMGAVAAGAYALHEKHKEKKDPEHAHKHKIEEEVAAAAAVGAGGFAFHEHHEKKETKEEEEEAHGKKHHHLFG comes from the exons ATGGCTGAAGAGAAGCACCACCACCTTTTCCATCACAAGAAGGACGAAGAGGATAAGCCTATTGAATCTGTCTACACTGAGACTACTACTGGTTATGCCGAGAGTGGTTTTTCCAGTGGTGGCCCCGGCGGGTACGGTGAGTCGACCATAGAAGGATATGGTGCCACCACCATCTCCACTGAGTCTGAGGTTGACTACAGGAAGGAAGAGAAGCACCACAAGCATCTCGAGCAGCTTGGCGAGATGGGTGCTGTCGCAGCTGGTGCTTATGCCTtg CACGAGAAGcataaggaaaagaaagatcCAGAGCATGCCCACAAGCACAAGATAGAAGAGGAGGTTGCAGCAGCAGCTGCAGTTGGAGCTGGTGGATTTGCCTTCCATGAGCatcatgaaaagaaagagacaaaggaagaagaggaagaggctCATGGAAAGAAGCACCACCACCTCTTTGGTTGA
- the LOC126698732 gene encoding uncharacterized protein LOC126698732 yields MFDSPVASKISDGTDPPAQTTRADLKTGRPYAGDSSPPPKTNLGGSDGGFSSSKLDIPDSTDETHERKPEFLDPFRFIDISMKSGRARKKQKVAEPHSTAPGDASARTPPRPTGGIVIREPQTEAGTGGASSSQVAPAWEPKFLLDGKPLPSTASVRIWDKGEGGRIAQTLAGALQLPEDVHAFEDGSEESVGRRLEWHAIAAAQLAHIVAARARELDEENEREKAAREAAVKTAKEKAKIAESAENKAAAAEKFRASAEQRCADLLARQNETELKLAQALSLNTSHAEEIADLRAGLAAAEQKWYDVGFADAENSAEPVVARARHMGFEAGWYAAL; encoded by the exons ATGTTTGATTCTCCAGTGGCTAGTAAAATTTCTGATG GAACCGACCCACCTGCCCAAACTACCCGAGCCGACTTGAAAACCGGCCGACCCTACGCCGGTGACAGCTCTCCGccaccaaaaaccaacttaGGTGGGTCAGATGGTgggttttcttcttcaaaactcGATATACCTGATTCGACCGATGAAACCCATGAAAGAAAGCCGGAGTTCCTAGATCCATTCAGATTCATCGATATTTCGATGAAG tccggacgtgcccggaaAAAACAGAAAGTGGCCGAGCCACATTCCACGGCCCCGGGGGACGCCTCTGCccggactcctccccgaccaacaggggggATTGTCATCCGCGAGCCGCAGACCGAagccggcacggggggcgcatcctcctcccaagtggctccggcgtgggagccaaagttccttctggatggcaaaccattgccatcaacggcctctgttcggatatgggataagggcgagggcggccgcattgcccaaaccttggccggagctctccaacttcccgaggacgtgcacgcctttgaggacgggtccgaggagtccgtggggcgccggttagagtggcacgccattgcg gccgctcaactagctcacattgtggctgcccgggcacgggagcttgacgaggaaaatgagcgcgagaaggcggcgcgggaggcagcagtaaaaacggcAAAGGAAAAGGCCAAGATTGCTGAGTCTGCCGAGAAtaaggctgctgccgcggagaagttccgagcatcTGCCGAACAGAGGTGTGCTGACCTCCtggccaggcaaaatgagacTGAACTTAAACTGGCCCAAGCCCTCAGTCTCAACACTTCTCATGCCGAGGAGATAGCTGACCTCAGGGcgggcttggcggccgcggagcagaaGTGGTACGACGTGGGCTTCGCCGacgccgagaactccgcagagccggtggtggctcgggctcggcatatgggtttcgaggccgggtggtatGCTGCTCTTTaa
- the LOC126698748 gene encoding uncharacterized protein LOC126698748, whose product MSCLAWNCRGLGNPRAKRELEDLIQAQGPLIVFLSETWADKEQLESLKVKVKYTGLFYVQSQDRGGGLALFWKQGVSVWVDSFSRFHIDAVVNGGTLEAWRFTGFYGEPYTNERMEAWNMLRMLNSKPHLPWVCIGDFNEILFSEEKSGGRVRPHCQMQAFRDVLDVCGFMDLGFTGPEFTWQGVRHGQVIWERLDRGVANYDWMAKFPTATIRHLHCISSDHRPLLLMLNPNSELARWKRKSFRFEEMWLADQGCGDIVRRAWDIGIDGHKIYKVVTKIKKCKKMLKSWSKDHFGNVKNQIKAKKDLLWRAEEESAKGGDYGMVVQLRRELNGLLDKEHRMWVQRSRTQWLANGDRNTHYFHGVATNRKRKNFIKGIMDMHGTWVTDEETIGATFVDFYSKLFTTSCPSELERVLEGVQPVVNDTMNADLTKPYVLEEVDVAIKQMAPLKAPGPDGMPPLFFQHLAKYWKGCV is encoded by the coding sequence ATGAGTTGCTTAGCTTGGAATTGCCGCGGGCTTGGGAACCCGCGTGCAAAAAGAGAGCTTGAGGATTTGATTCAAGCACAAGGTCccctaattgtttttttatctGAGACGTGGGCTGATAAGGAACAATTAGAAAGTTTGAAAGTTAAAGTTAAGTATACTGGCTTATTTTATGTTCAAAGCCAGGATAGAGGGGGTGGGTTGGCTCTTTTTTGGAAGCAAGGTGTTTCAGTTTGGGTAGATAGCTTTTCGCGTTTCCATATTGATGCGGTGGTCAATGGGGGTACATTGGAAGCTTGGAGATTCACTGGGTTCTATGGCGAACCATATACTAATGAAAGGATGGAGGCTTGGAATATGCTTAGAATGTTAAATTCAAAACCTCATTTGCCTTGGGTTTGCATAGGAGATTTTAACGAAATCCTTTTCTCTGAAGAAAAGAGTGGGGGGCGAGTACGTCCACATTGCCAAATGCAAGCTTTCCGAGATGTTTTAGATGTGTGTGGTTTTATGGATTTAGGATTTACAGGTCCGGAATTCACATGGCAAGGAGTGAGGCATGGGCAAGTTATTTGGGAGCGTTTGGATAGGGGAGTGGCGAATTATGATTGGATGGCAAAATTTCCTACGGCGACCATTCGACACCTTCATTGTATTTCTTCAGATCATCGGCCACTCTTGTTGATGCTGAATCCGAATAGTGAATTGGCTAGGTGGAAAAGAAAGTCGTTTCGCTTTGAAGAAATGTGGTTGGCGGACCAGGGCTGCGGTGACATAGTTCGTCGGGCTTGGGACATTGGGATAGATGGGCATAAGATTTATAAGGTGGTGACTAAGATAAAGAAgtgtaaaaaaatgttgaaatcaTGGAGTAAGGATCACTTTGGCAATGtgaaaaaccaaatcaaagctAAGAAGGACCTATTATGGAGGGCTGAGGAGGAATCGGCTAAAGGTGGAGATTACGGTATGGTGGTTCAGTTGAGGAGGGAGCTTAATGGCTTACTTGATAAAGAACACCGCATGTGGGTCCAACGATCTAGAACCCAATGGCTAGCAAACGGGGACAGGAATACTCATTATTTTCATGGGGTGGCCACAAATAGAAAACGTAAGAACTTTATAAAGGGTATTATGGATATGCATGGCACTTGGGTCACAGATGAGGAGACTATTGGAGCCACTTTTGTGGACTTTTATTCCAAGTTGTTCACTACATCTTGTCCATCAGAATTAGAAAGAGTTTTGGAGGGAGTCCAACCCGTGGTCAATGACACTATGAATGCTGATCTTACAAAGCCGTATGTCCTGGAAGAGGTTGATGTGGCAATTAAGCAAATGGCGCCTTTGAAAGCCCCAGGTCCGGATGGAATGCCTCCTCTTTTCTTTCAACATTTGGCCAAATATTGGAAGGGATGTGTCTGA